GGGTTTGGGATTTGGGAGCTGTTCTTGGCCGTGCAGGCTGCATGGCTGGGTCCACTTCAGCAGAATGAGGGGGTTTCTTTCATTAAAAGGACAATGCtgagctgggtttttttcatgtgtggTTAACTACAGAGCTGTGCCTTGTGATGTCCTTCCAGCTTAGAAGGCTTAGGTAAATGTCCAACTGTCTTTTCTGTCTAATCTTGGGGGAAAGAAAGAGCACtggtttgctttccttccctccatGTGGCTGTACACACAGGAAAGGCTCCTCTCGCCCAGCTCTGGTGTTGGTCCTGTGAGAATATCCCATCAGAGAGCATCCCATCACCTGCCAACTGTTAAGACACAGTGAAGTCCTGATGATGGATGTGGTTTGGGGTTCAGCTGCTTCATGTGCTGTGATCCTGAGGCACtgaaaggagggaaagaagaatGTTTAAGGATGGAGCTGCCTTGTGGTGAATTGCTGCTCTGTGGCTCTAATGGGGATCCACACACAAGTGGCTGCAGGGAGTGTTGGCTCTTACTGGAGCTTGTGAATTCAGGCAAGTAGACCTGCTGTTGTCCTTCCATCACACTGTTTGATGTGGTTTTTCTTGGAGTGTGGAGTATTTCTTCTGCCTTACTCAGGATGGAGGTGCTGTTTGAGCAACTGCAGTGTGTCACTGCATAgggctgctgaggcctcatctggagtcctgtggccagttctgggctccccagctcaagagggacagggaagtgctggagagaggccagtgcagggacaccaagatgctgaggggatggaacatgtgtgtgaggaggaaaggctgcagccctggggctgtttagtctggaggagactgaggcggGGTCTCATTAATTGTtacactggtgggtgtcaggaggttggggcagcacttgttctgttgtctccagtgacaggacaaggggtgatggaaagaagctggaacacaaaaagttatctgagtgctgaggtgagggagccctggcccaggctgcccagggagggtgtggaggctccttcactggaggtttccaaccccacctggacatgttcctgtgccccctggtctaggtgaagctgcttctgcaggggggttgggctggatgagctctgaggatcccttccaacccccaccatgctgtgactctgtgatctCTTGGGGCTCCAggatgtgcagggctgctgagcacaTCGAGAGATGTTGCTTGAGCTTCCTCactctcttttcccaagtgaCAAACTCCATGTGCAGCTGACAGTAAAGTCAAAGCAAATGCCAGTGAGAACAGAGCAAGCAGAGTTTCCCTTGCCCTTAACAACTTGTGGCTCAGGAATTTCTCTGATCCAGGGGATGTATCTTTGTCTTTAACAGCTTATTATTGCTCTTGTCTGAAATTTCAGTGCATTCCTTGATCATCCTCAGGATGAATTACTCCCATCCCTTCCATCCATGCTTAGCTTGCTTCCCTGCCTTGTGAGGATTGCAGTGTGCATGGACAGGTCCAAAGCCAAGTGCCCAGCACCAGAGTGGGGAGGTTGAGGTGCCCAAATGGGAAGTGTTGGCAAACTTGTAGtgacagggaaaaggaaagactcCCTGGTTTGAGCCAAGGAGAATATTACTCCTTCCCTGAGGGTTTGTTTCAGAGTTACAGTGTGTTACAGAGCCAGCAAGTCCAGTTCAGTCCCTGCTGAGACCCTGATTGTATCTGTGTGGAACCCAGTGGGAGTTCTCCCAGACTGCCCCCAGTCCTTCCTCTAAAGGCTCTTGTCTGTCAGCTCCTGTCTCCTGTCTGGGTGGTGAGCTCTGTTAGGTGGATGGGAGGTGGGGTGAAGGTGACTGTAACCAGATCACTGCCTGATTTTTATGCCCTTGCCTAGATGAGACAGCTGGGATGTAGCTCTGCCCTGTGACTGGCAGCTCTCTGACTCTGACAACAGGAAAGCCTCGTGTCTGGCTTGTCAATCAGCTGGGACTCGAGCTGTTTGTGGAGCAGATGAGTGTGACAGGGAAGTGGTGCATCATCCATCCTTTGTGCTGGCAGtgggctgccccagctcttCATTTTCACATGTTAGATATATGCCTTGGAGACACAGGCCTGTGGAAAtcccactgggatgctctgcTGGGATGGCACCCAGTGCATGGGGGGTGATGGTGTTGGGAGGCGAATCCAAACAGCAGAACCTCACACTTGTGTGTCACAGGGTCAGTGTTTGGGTGTCTCAGCCCTTTTGTGGTGAGTGGTACTGGTAGCACAGAGCAGACTCTGCTGATCTGCTGTTCCTCTGTGGGCAGGTTCCAGGGGTAGAGATGCCTTTTGCTTGCAGGACCTTCTCAGCTGGAAGTGGAGATTGCTTCCTGATCTTCAGGCAGGGCACTCAGGTCAGAGGGATCCAAATAAAGCCCAGTCTGACTCCTGCACAGCTGGGAGCCATGCTCTTGGGTCTTCAGGCCCTCCCTCTGATTTTAGTCTTCTCCTTCCACATCTGTAGTGTGGCAATAACACCTTTACCTTTGCCCAGGAGTATTGAGGTTGGTTGTTAATCAAGGTAAGAGCCTCTGAACAAAGGTGAAGCCTTGGCACCCATTGTCATTGTTTCTCCTGCAAGCTCTTGagcatttttgttgttgttggctCCCCACAGTGTGACCAGATAAGGTGATCTCTCATCAGCCCTCTCAGGGGTTGCCATTATCAGGACCTGGCTTGTGACATtgcagcagcccccagggaCTGTGGTGATGTGACTGAAGTGGCTCAAACAGGAGGGTTAGAGAGGATTCGtcctgcagggacacacagcAATGGGGGTGTTCACACTCTAGACCCACTCAAAGGTCTAGATGAAGTctgctgagggaatgggggtgttgagcctggagaagaggaggctgaggggagacagcagcactctctgacactccctgacaggaggctgcagggagctgggggctggtctcttggcagggtgaggggagagcttgGACTCCAGCaacttcaagggcttttccaacccaaataaATCTGTTTGTAACTGCTGctgagtgaggaggaggagcagagctgtgacacCACAGCCCATTCCAGGGAAGCACAgcgacctgagcagtccaagccCCTCCTCCCACACATCAACACTCCTCCTTGGGCCTTTTCCTCCCCAGGCCAGGCCTCCAGCAGAGCCACACGTTGAGACACTGATGTGTGGGCAACCAGTGCCTCCAATTCCCTTTGATTAAcctgttctttttcctctcattgcACCTACAGGAACGCCAAGGCCGTGTCAAGTAAAGGCCCTTCCTCCCCCAGAGACTGCAGCAGTTCCCACCACAGCTGGTctttcagagagagaaagaaagaaagaaagagcaaCAACTAAAGATCCTGGAGAGAATTAGGActtttttgggtttctttttttcttaatttcattgACTTCCAAAAGACTCTTCCAAACCTGCAGTTtcacaaaggaaaggaaaagagagaattGGAACTTCACAGGACATAGGACTTAAAAAACAcgaaaaaaggacaaaaaaaagatcCCTTCTAGGTAGAGTAGAGGTAAAACTGTCCCCTTTTGGCTTCAGTTGTGATTTCAGAGCATAATGCtttgggttttgtctttttactatggttttgttttggatttacAAGTCCATAAGTGGcatatgcctttttttcccctcccccttctTCATTTTCAACCCCTGCTGcttcccctcctcccacccccctgcttctccttcccctggGTCTGACATTTGCACTTGGAACACAGAGTCCCAACCATGGAAAACAGACCTTTTTGGTctattttgggttttgtttctccccACCTGGAAGAGGTGGAAATACCTACAAAGAAattgctgggggaggggggaggggtgGGACGTGGAGTTTTTGACCTAAAGAAGAATCCAAGAGAAACTCTCCACCAGGGTTGTGTCTCAAAGGTGACTTcatggtttgtttgggtttgtattttcttttcctctgaccTTTTTGTTCCTCCCAAAGTGGAGTCCTCAGCCACTTTTCTGTCCCTGTGCAGTGACACGGATCCAGTCTGGAGTCATTTCAATCTTTTGTTGAAAGCTGAGAACAGTGGTTTataaaacaaccccaaaccaccaccttttgttttacaggaaaatgaattttggacaaaaggaaaaaaaaaaaaaagagaagaaaatattgtaaaatgTGTAGTGAATCTGTTCCTTCAGTTTCTTGTTCAAGCCAATGAGGAATGGGCCTTGCCTTTCTTTTCACCATTAATCACTTCTCAGTAATAAACGTGAGATCCTGTTGAGCATCACTGGTGTCTGCCCTCACTCACCCAACCCCTTCCACCTGAGGGGCTTCACTGCTGGGTGAAGCAGGAGTGGGAGGGGGAGTTCTGTGTCTGAGTATCCCCAGAGCCATCCTGGCCCCACACTGGAGCTTCTTGCCAGGTTGGGGAATGAGCTGGTAGAGAgtaggggaggggaaagggagctgggggtgctgtgggcagcaggatgagatgagccagcaatgtgcccttatgggcaagaggccaatggcagcctggggtgggtcagaagggctgtgggcagtaggtcagagaggttctgctctgccctggtgagaccacatctggaatgttgtgtccagttctgggcttatcactgcaaggacagggagctgctggagagagctcagtgcagggccacagagatgatggagtggagcatctgccttgtgatgaaaggctgagggagctggggctctgcagcttggagaagagactgaggggtgagctcagtcatgttacaaacccatcaagggtgggtgtgaggaggctggagccaggctgtgctcagtgatggccaatgacaggacaaggggcaacaggcacaagctggaacagaagaggttccaaagcaacacaaggaagaatttgttccctgttgaggtgagggagcactggcaggggctgcccagatgggctgtggagtctcctctggagacattccaacccagccggatgagtccctgtgtgccctgctctaggtggtgctgccctggcagggggttgcactggatgagctttgcagctcccttccagtccttgagatctgtgattctgtttttgGAGGTGCTTTTAATCCTTGAGGTGAGCAAATGGCTGTTGGTTCTTCAGGATGTGCCTCAGGGGTAAGTTTGGGGGTTATTGGGCTCCTTCCAGGATTGAGAAATGCAGCCAAACCTGTTGGTGGCCCAAAGGATCCTCCTGGGAAAACCACTCCTGGGCATGGAGTCAAAAACTGAGCCAGGTTTGATGGATTGGACAGTTTTCCTTCACAGGATCatcacagttggaaaagacctttaagatcaagtccaacccctcacctgaCACTGCCAGttccaggcccatcactaacccagccttcagcacctcagctctgtgtattgaatacctccagggatgagaactcccccagctgcctgggcagcctgttccagcccTAGGTCTGTGCcaggcaggagcacagctggGCTTGTCCATTCCTCACAGATCCATTggcagggaaaacagaaaacccCTCAGTGATTAAATCCCAGGTGGGAAGCATCCAGAACCAACTGCTGAGTGCAAAACAGCCCCAGTGGAGCTTGTTTTACCATTTCCCATGTTCATCTCACACCCACTGCCCAAAACATCTCATTTGGGGGCATTTTTTAGACTTAATTCTTCCTTCTGAGAAGCCAACAAGCCCCCTGCTCCCCGAGGGCTGCCCCAGGACCCTGTTTCTGGAGGTGTCAGAGGCAGTTGTGTGACCATTTGCCTTTTAGTTGGGATATTTTCTATGTTTTCTGCAGAATTTCTGTCCTCTCCAGCCTTTGGGAGCTTTGGGCCTCTCTGCCTGCCTCTGAGCTGGCCTAAACCCCAAATTCTTCTCTGGTGTCCTCATGTTTTCAGAGGGAGTGTGTAAAAAACCCGTGTTGTTTGCAAAGCTGGAGGATGGCAGGGCAGCAGGTTTGAGCTGATTGAAGGCCCCAGATCAAACAATTTGTCTTTTGAGAGCATCTGAAGTTGAGTAACAACAAAAAGCTGGAGGGGAGGGTGTTTCAGCTGGGTCTTGGTGCCCTGTCTCACTGGTGGTTAAACACTTTTTTACCCCttcaaggaggaggaagatgtgaTTGGAGAACACATTTTGCAAGTGGAGGTGGAGTAAGGATGTTCCTAAGCAttatttttgcttaaaaagGAGTCAAAACCCCTTTATTGGCAGGTGGGATGGGGGTGCCCTCACTTGGGATGGCCCCACACCCCTGGCaggtgctgctcctgcagcttctcctcacCTTCAGCTGTGTGAGAGCTCAAATgctcttttccctcctcttttaaTGCCTCTGTTTCCCCCAGGATTTATTCTGTGGTGCCTTCAGCCTTTGGGTTGCTTCCATGGAAAGCATCTGCCTCCAAAACAGCCTTGTTTCACCCCAAACTGGAGTGGGCAGAGAAAAACAGGCAGTTTTccatgctgctgcctggctgagcCCTCCTTTTGCTGTTTGGGGGTGAATAGAAAGGTTAATAACAAATAccagggtgggttttttaaaggaagaggCTGAGTGGATGCCCTGCAGAGCAAAAACAGCCCTGGGAGAGATGCAGCAGCTCAGGTGTGGGGGGAAAATGGGTATTGGAGGTGTGACTTGGAGGTGGCTGCTCCTGCTGAAGGTCCTCAGAGGACAGGGCTGGTGGCAGGCTCCTCAGCCTGGCTCTGGTCTctgttttagggtaaaaatGAGAGCTTTCTTGTAGGGATGGGGGGGTTTCAcctccaggcagctgcagcgTGTCATGAGGCAGGGTATGGGCAGGGACCCCCAGCTGGGATGACAAGTGAAGGTCTGTGAGTGTGGCACACGCAGGTGGGAGCAAAAAGCTGTTTGCAATCGCTGTTTCTCTGCCCCAGCCCGAGGTAAGACGTTTGCACACTTGCCTGGGGAAGGTTTatccccgctgctctccccacgGCAGGGGAAGGCTCCCTCTGCCCCAAAGGTCCCGCTGCCAGGGaaggggccggggctgcgggaacagcagggctgggggggtccAGAGCCCCACCACGGGGGTGAACAGagggctcagccccacggctccaGGCTGGATTTGTCCCCTAGAGCCACCGTGTTAACGATTGACGGGGCCGGGCAGGGTTCAGCTCACCGGCCGCATCCTGCCCCGGGCTCAGCGCCACAGCCTGGGGAGAGCCTGTGTGCAAAGTCCCCACACTGACCCtgctcctcagcctcctgcaCCCTCCCAGGGCTCCCAGTTCGctcccagcacctccagcagttccctgctcCCCCCTGTTCCATCTGTGTGGGGGCCATGCCGGGtgcccagctgctccccagccccgcCGAGGCTCTGCCTGGAAGGGCCCAGCAGATGCTGGTGGCAGGTACAGGGGtcgggctggggctgtggggggctccTGGGGACAGGGAGGTGACAGGGTGGCATGGTTTTAGGGGGGCTGCTCAAGGGGTGTTGGTGCTGAGGGTCTGGGCAGGGTGCTGGAGGGTCTTGGAGGGGTTTGATGCCAGTGCCCACACACACTCCCCATGTactgggggtctggggggggtcCTGggctccttcccccccccccaggaAGGCTGTAACCCCCTGGCTTGCTCACAGGGACAGGGGAACTCAgggggggcacagaggggctggagctgcagggggagaggagcaggagggagctgctgccccacaAGTGTCACGAGCAGCCAGGTCTCAGCCTCAGGGCTGGGTGGTCGgtgccagccccagcagtgaCCCCCTGAAACATCCCCCAGACCTCAGGGGTgggtgggaggcagcaggacGAGGCCAGGCTTTGTTGCATGatgtccagtgccaggacaaggggtgaggGGCACGGGCTGGAACACAAGATGAGCAAAGCCTGGGGGTcctgtccctgtgtccctgtgtccctgtgtccctgtgtccctgcagccagccacgctgtcagcagcagccccacgcTCCCACCCTTCCCAGCCCACATGCAAACGGCCATTTTTGGTGAGTGCTTCCCCTGGGGGgtccccaaacccccctccagcccagctcaccctgtgcccaccacCCCTCAGGCATGGGGTGCttctggggagcagagcagctcttctGGCAGACACCAGGGGTCTTCTCCACACAGGTGGGCTACATGGGGGGCTTCACCCCCAACCCCACCTACGAGGAAGTGCGCACAGGTAATGGGGGGCTTCTCCTCCTATGCTGGGACCCCCCCCTCAATGTCCCCTGCCCTGTCCCCCATCCAGCACAACAGGGtggcccccagcccctgcctcacCCTGGGGTGCTCTCCAGTGGCCACGGGATGCTGGTTTCCCCCACCTTggcccccccaaaacccccagcCCATGGGATGCTGTGCACCCCCATATCAGTTCCCTCAACCCCCCTCAGCCCATGGGATGCTGTGCACCCCACttcagccccccaaccccccctcaGCCCATGGGATGCTGTGCACCCCAACTCAGCCCCCCCAATCCTCCCTCAGCCCATGGGATGCTGTGCACCCCCCttcagccccccaaccccccctcaGCCCATGGGATGCTGTGAACCCCATTTCagcccccccaaccccccctcaGCCCATGGGATGCTGTGCACCCCAACTCagtccccccaaccccccctcaGCCCATGGGATGCTGTGCACCCCAACTCAgtccccccaaactccccccagcccatgggctgctctccagtggcCGTGGGATGCTGGTACCCAGGGAAGGGGCTCTGGTGGGGGGTCCCCggggtgctgcagcccctccacaccctgctccctgcctccagctctgccaaggCTCCGTCTTTGCACACACCTGGGTTTGCCAGagctcagctccccgcaggaaGGGCCGTTGCTCAATGCCCcccctgctgtgctgcagcccagggaggcgGGAGGCCACGGTGAGGGGCTGCCCAAccccccccaacacccccccgCGCattgctgcagggctgtgtctcCACAGGGCTGACGGGCCATGCTGAGGTGGTGAGGGTCATCTTTGACCCCCAGAAGATCAGCTACCAGGAGCTTCTCAAGATCTTCTGGGAGAACCACGACCCCACACAAGGTACAGATGAGACCCCCGGGGCTGGGAGGGGCCCTTGAGCAGTTCCTacacccccttccccagccgtgcctcagtttccccatccaTGGGGGAAGGCAGTGCCCACTGCCCTGTGCCcgggggggcagggggtgcaTTATCACCCCCTCCTGGGTGCTGTCCCACTCCCCCAGGCATGAGGCAGCAGGAGGACGTGGGCACCCAGTACCGCTCTGTCATCTACACGctgagcccccagcagcaggcagctgccctgcaCAGCAGGACCCTGTACCAGAGGGTAGGTGGGGACACTGAGACCCCCCAGGGACACTGACACCCACCTTAGGGACACTGAGACCCCCCAGGGACACCAAGGACTCACCTTAGGGACACTGAGACCCACCTTAGGGATACTGGGAACCCCCAGGGACACCAATGACCCATCCTGAGGACACTGGGACCCCCCAGGGACACTGAGACCCACCTTAGGGACACTGAGACCCCCCAGGGACACCAAGGACTCACCTTAGGGACACTGAGACCCACCTTAGGAACACTGGAACCCCCCCAGGGACACCAAGGACCCATCCTGGGGACACTGGAACCCCCCAGGGACACTGAGACCCACCTTGGGGCCCCTGAGACACCCTCTGGGCACACCAAAAACCCCCTCAGGGGACACCAATAACCCCCTGGAGACACTGAGACACCCCCTGGGGCCACCAGGACCACCCCTCCCCAGGCCACCAGccacctcccccagccccagcacactgGGCAAAcccctgctgtgcccctgccaggctgcgggatggggaggggggtccATCCCAGTCTCCCCCCACCATGGGACTGCCCTAGGAGCTGAGGGGACAGCGTTGTGGGGACATCACCACCACCATCCAGCCCGCTGGTGAGTTCTACTACGCCGAGGACCGTCACCAGCAGTTCCTGCACAAGGTGCCCGGGGCCTCCTGTCACCTCAAGGGCACCGGTGTCACCTGCCCCATGGCACCCTGAGGGGtcagctcctgcctcccagGTCCTCCCCAcgcccccagcagcacaggcagggggGACACAGCAGCCAGCCCCACACATCAGGCTCAGCCTCACCACTCACAGCCCCTTCACCCCCTGTGCCCAGCAGGATTAAAGCTCTGTGCCCCCCACACTGTCCTGCCCAGTGCCACgggtgggagctgggggggtctttggggttttgggggggcttgtggggctggggggggtctGTGAGGGGATGGACGTTCCGTGGGGTGATGGGAGCAAGAGGAGCTGATgctctggggctgggaggggctggaggTGTGGGGCTGGAGTGGGGGGGGGTTGTGTCTGTGAAgctgggggtctggggggggtcatgtctgtgaggctgtgggTTGAGGTGGGTTAtgtctgtggggctgggagggccGTGTCCGTGGGGAGTGGGGATCTAGGGGTTGGGGGGGGTCTCGTGTCCATGGGGCTGTGAGGCTGGGGGTACAAGGCGGGGGAGTCACAACTGTAGGGCTGTGAGAGCCGTGTCCGTGGGGCTGTGGGTCCTGGTGTCTCGTgatggtgggggtgggagggcCGTGTCCGTGGGGAGTGGAGTTGCAGGGGCGGGGGGTCGGCGGGTCGTGTCCGTGGGGCCGCCGTcggaggagaggctgcagtaCCGCGCTCTGCCACCAGGCGGCGCTACCGGGCAGCGCACGCTCACGGCCGCCagggggcagcggcggcgcgcgcggggggctggggggggcacGAGCCCACGGACACGTGTGTGAGATCCACAACCCACGGACACGCACCGACACGTGTGTATGTGTGATGCACAGCCCACGGACACGCACCGACACGCGTGTATGTGTGATACACAGCCCACGGACACGCACCGACACGTGTGTATGTGTGATACACAGCCCACGGACACGCACCGACACGCGTGATTGTGTGATGCACAGCCCACGGacacgtgtgtgtgtgatgCACAGCCCACGGacacgtgtgtgtgtgatgCACAACCCACGGACACGCGTCTGCAGGGGgcacgggggggggggtgtcCATCCCTGCGATGGGGGGAGTCGGGGGCGTCACAGTGGGTGAGAGAGTGAGGAGGGGTCCCCTCATAAACTGGGGGGGGTCTCACAGCTCCAGTGGGTTTAGGGGAGCGCTGGGACACGCTGGGGATTAGTGGGGGGGACAAGCCCCGCGTGTGTGTCCCCTTTCCCGGGTGGGTTCCTGCAGGGGTGCAGCTTGAGGACAGGACGGGGGCACCTCTTCATTGTGTGTGTCCTCCCCCAACCCCTCACCTGGCACCTGCAGCGCCTGGATGGAAACTGTGGGTCAGAGGAAGTGGGGAGGGGGCCGCGCGCccggccggggctgggggggttcacccagctgtgtgtgtcccccccgcACCCAGGCGCTGAGCTGCCGCAGCCCCGGCACAGCTGCGATGAGTCGGGCAGGTCTCAGCCCATACCCACGCAGGGGAGGGTCCGCAGCAGGGGGAGGGTTCAACCCTCAGCCCCCTCTTTgaccctcctcccccccccagTTTTGCTGCCCCACACATTTCACCTCCTGGTTAATCCGGAGGGGGAAGCTGCATAAGCCAAAGACCCCCGGGGTGAGGGGAAGGACAAAGGTGGGGCTCCCCAAAGCCTGGCGCTGACCCcatccctgcctcagtttccccactcAGGgtctgaaaagctgctgcttcccttcaCTGGGGCTGGAAATGAGGGATCTAGAGATGGAAATGTGGGATCCAAAGGTGGGAATCCGGGATCCAGAGGTGGAAATGCGGGATCTGGGGATGGAAATCGGGATCCAGAGGTGGAAATGCGGGATCTAGGGATGGAAATTGGGATCCAGGACTGGAAATGTGGGATCTAGGGATGGAAATCAGGATCCAGAGGTGGAAATGCGGGATCTAGGGATGGAAATCGGGATCCAGAGGTGGAAATGTGGGATCTAGGGATGGAAATCGGGATCCAGGACTGGAAA
This DNA window, taken from Colius striatus isolate bColStr4 chromosome 24, bColStr4.1.hap1, whole genome shotgun sequence, encodes the following:
- the LOC133627723 gene encoding peptide methionine sulfoxide reductase MsrA-like, with product MPGAQLLPSPAEALPGRAQQMLVAASHAVSSSPTLPPFPAHMQTAIFGMGCFWGAEQLFWQTPGVFSTQVGYMGGFTPNPTYEEVRTGLTGHAEVVRVIFDPQKISYQELLKIFWENHDPTQGMRQQEDVGTQYRSVIYTLSPQQQAAALHSRTLYQRELRGQRCGDITTTIQPAGEFYYAEDRHQQFLHKVPGASCHLKGTGVTCPMAP